A region from the Methylocella sp. genome encodes:
- a CDS encoding molybdenum-dependent transcriptional regulator, which yields MPRVLPGKIDTLLALRADGRLLVGRERVTLLEAVIEHGSITKAAEVAGFSYKTAWDAVNAINNLLPRPAFITHTGGPRGGGAEVTAEGRRLLTAFRHLEEKLGRISQSIVEEGLEHERDLLFWGVGLKLSTRNAFHCTVLEVAAAPVNVEVRLEVSPGVEISSIVTNASIAELGLAPTRCVVAVVNASSVLLAPCNETPRISARNKIGGLVVERFDGGADAEVTVELGQGKTLTSIMTVDSADAGGVAAGVKVWAIFQSSHVILASD from the coding sequence TTGCCCCGAGTCCTGCCGGGAAAGATCGATACATTGCTTGCATTGCGAGCCGATGGCAGGCTTTTGGTCGGTCGGGAGCGGGTGACTCTTCTTGAAGCGGTGATTGAGCACGGCAGCATCACCAAAGCGGCGGAAGTCGCTGGTTTCAGTTACAAAACCGCCTGGGATGCGGTGAACGCAATCAATAATCTCCTGCCGCGACCGGCATTCATAACCCATACAGGTGGACCGCGCGGAGGCGGAGCCGAAGTCACGGCCGAAGGACGTCGATTGTTGACAGCCTTCCGCCACCTCGAAGAAAAACTTGGCCGCATTTCCCAAAGCATCGTCGAGGAGGGGTTGGAGCATGAACGGGACTTATTGTTCTGGGGCGTTGGCTTAAAACTCAGCACCCGCAACGCCTTCCACTGCACTGTCCTCGAAGTTGCCGCGGCCCCAGTCAATGTCGAGGTGAGGCTGGAGGTCTCCCCGGGCGTCGAAATCTCCTCGATAGTAACGAACGCCAGCATTGCCGAACTCGGTCTTGCGCCGACGCGATGCGTTGTGGCGGTGGTCAACGCCAGCTCGGTCTTGCTCGCGCCATGCAACGAAACGCCTCGCATTTCCGCGCGCAATAAGATCGGCGGACTTGTGGTTGAACGATTCGATGGCGGCGCCGACGCCGAGGTCACGGTGGAGCTTGGCCAGGGTAAAACCCTGACATCGATCATGACGGTGGACAGCGCAGACGCTGGTGGGGTCGCCGCCGGCGTCAAAGTCTGGGCCATCTTCCAAAGTAGCCATGTTATTTTGGCCAGCGATTGA
- the nagZ gene encoding beta-N-acetylhexosaminidase, producing the protein MGRTSIESVGDHFLVGLRPTPELHELDRALLGDLKPAGVLLYKSNFRHDLPYEAWLESHARLIEEIRAATGRTKMFIAIDHEGGRVCRTPPPITRFSYAARWADEAAEVGRAMGRELASLGVNLNFAPVLDIHTNPQNPVIGERAFGSTAEAVTKAALPFMRAMQAEGVIACGKHFPGHGDTSVDSHFGLPSQDSNLDQLRARELKPFVAAIEAGISMIMTSHILFPNIDPDAPVTLSRRFATEILRDELGFGGVSVSDDIGMGAMKGFFDAPDAAARFLAAGCDMLMVCAHFTDSNRARGFAEAIVTAVDEGRLDSAMLARSRARIAALLENARTNEVVRLPEPVLRAHSAAGTLFSASTVEVV; encoded by the coding sequence ATGGGCCGAACATCAATCGAATCCGTCGGCGACCATTTTCTGGTCGGACTGCGGCCAACGCCTGAGCTGCATGAACTCGACCGCGCTTTGCTCGGCGATCTGAAGCCCGCTGGCGTCCTGCTCTACAAAAGCAATTTCCGCCACGATCTCCCTTATGAAGCATGGCTTGAAAGCCATGCGCGGCTGATTGAAGAGATCCGGGCCGCCACAGGCCGGACCAAAATGTTCATCGCCATCGACCATGAGGGCGGCCGCGTTTGCCGCACGCCGCCGCCGATCACGCGCTTTTCCTACGCCGCGCGATGGGCCGATGAAGCCGCCGAAGTCGGGCGCGCGATGGGACGCGAACTCGCCAGCCTTGGCGTCAATCTGAACTTTGCGCCCGTGCTCGATATCCACACCAATCCGCAAAATCCGGTCATCGGGGAGCGCGCCTTTGGATCTACGGCGGAGGCTGTGACGAAAGCGGCGCTGCCCTTCATGCGCGCGATGCAGGCGGAAGGGGTCATCGCCTGCGGCAAGCATTTCCCAGGTCATGGCGACACCAGCGTCGATTCGCATTTTGGGCTGCCCTCGCAAGACTCGAACCTCGATCAATTGCGTGCGCGCGAGCTAAAGCCTTTCGTCGCGGCGATCGAGGCGGGCATCTCCATGATCATGACCTCTCATATATTGTTTCCCAACATCGATCCCGACGCACCCGTTACTTTGTCGCGCCGATTTGCGACGGAGATTCTGCGCGATGAACTGGGCTTTGGCGGGGTCTCGGTTTCCGATGACATCGGCATGGGCGCGATGAAAGGCTTCTTCGATGCGCCGGACGCCGCCGCGCGTTTCCTCGCCGCCGGCTGCGATATGCTGATGGTTTGCGCCCATTTCACTGACTCCAATCGGGCGCGGGGTTTTGCCGAGGCGATCGTCACGGCTGTCGATGAAGGGCGCCTCGACTCCGCCATGCTGGCGCGCTCACGCGCGCGGATCGCGGCTCTGCTCGAAAACGCGCGGACGAACGAAGTCGTGCGGCTGCCGGAGCCTGTTTTGCGCGCCCATAGCGCCGCCGGGACGCTTTTTTCGGCTTCGACCGTCGAAGTCGTTTGA
- a CDS encoding CbtA family protein yields MVGQLLLRGMLVGVLAGLLAAGFAFIAGESSVDRAIAFESAAAQAAGEPEEPEIVSREIQRSAGLLTASVVYGAALGGLFALAFAIANGRVGALQPRAVAALLALAAFIAVALVPALKYPANPPSIGQPETIGARTALFFIMLFGSVLAMILASMLRGALVERLGLWNAGLVGGACYLIAVVVIAALLPSVDEVPERFPADLLWNFRLASLGAQAVLWSVLGLAFGALTQSRRELGFGAGAARVSTR; encoded by the coding sequence ATGGTCGGGCAGCTCCTGTTGCGAGGGATGCTCGTCGGCGTCCTCGCGGGTCTTCTTGCCGCTGGCTTCGCGTTTATCGCAGGGGAGTCTTCGGTCGATCGCGCGATTGCGTTCGAAAGCGCCGCCGCGCAGGCTGCGGGCGAGCCGGAAGAGCCAGAGATCGTCAGCCGCGAGATTCAGCGCAGCGCAGGATTGCTGACTGCAAGCGTTGTCTATGGCGCGGCGCTTGGCGGCCTATTCGCCCTGGCTTTCGCCATCGCCAATGGCCGCGTCGGAGCTCTCCAGCCCCGCGCTGTCGCCGCGCTTCTGGCCTTGGCGGCGTTCATCGCCGTCGCGCTGGTTCCCGCGCTGAAATACCCCGCCAACCCGCCCTCGATCGGCCAGCCGGAAACCATCGGCGCGCGCACCGCGCTATTCTTCATCATGCTGTTTGGCTCCGTGCTGGCGATGATTTTGGCCTCAATGCTGCGAGGCGCTCTCGTTGAGAGGCTTGGCCTCTGGAACGCAGGCCTTGTAGGCGGCGCCTGCTATCTCATCGCCGTGGTCGTCATCGCCGCTCTATTGCCGTCCGTCGACGAGGTTCCTGAGCGCTTCCCCGCTGATCTGTTGTGGAACTTTCGGCTAGCCTCTCTCGGCGCTCAAGCCGTATTATGGAGCGTGCTGGGGCTGGCTTTCGGCGCTCTGACGCAATCGCGGCGCGAGCTTGGTTTTGGGGCCGGCGCCGCTAGAGTTTCCACGCGCTGA
- a CDS encoding CbtB domain-containing protein, translating to MSDAAITLPAARPIPIPMREILPWLVFGGVLGLLMIYFVGAEQGATSLVSGHYIHEYVHDGRHLLGFPCH from the coding sequence ATGAGCGACGCAGCAATTACTCTCCCAGCCGCTCGGCCGATCCCAATCCCGATGCGCGAAATTCTGCCTTGGCTCGTTTTCGGCGGCGTCTTGGGCCTGCTGATGATTTATTTCGTCGGCGCCGAGCAGGGGGCGACGTCGCTGGTCTCCGGCCATTACATCCATGAATATGTGCACGACGGTCGCCATCTTTTGGGCTTTCCCTGTCATTGA
- a CDS encoding HAD family hydrolase, with protein sequence MSLQGGLLKLSAFILLASLASFAPVFALAEDADPLPSWNDGAAKQSIIKFVEDVTREGSPNFAPVEKRIATFDNDGTLWIEQPMYVQMVFALDRLRELLPLHPEWREQQPFKAALERDFKTLLKDGARNVETIIGVTHAGMTPEKFDQIVKKWLATAEHPRFHRPYTELVYQPMLEVLAYFRAKGFKTFIVTGGGIEFVRAFAEKIYGVPPEQVIGSSIVTKFERRNGQPWLFRYPQVSFVDDGPGKPVGIESHIGRRPIAAFGNSDGDLEMLQWATGAGRRGLGLLVHHTDPVREYAYDKDSIVGHLDVALEAAKLDDWTVADMKKDWKVIFPFEMK encoded by the coding sequence ATGTCGCTTCAGGGCGGTCTCTTAAAGCTAAGCGCTTTCATCCTGCTTGCATCGCTCGCGAGCTTTGCCCCGGTTTTCGCCCTGGCCGAAGACGCCGATCCGCTGCCGTCCTGGAATGACGGAGCGGCCAAACAATCGATCATCAAATTCGTCGAGGACGTGACCCGCGAAGGATCGCCCAATTTCGCGCCTGTCGAGAAGCGCATCGCGACCTTCGACAATGACGGCACGCTGTGGATCGAACAGCCGATGTATGTCCAGATGGTTTTCGCGCTCGACCGTCTGCGTGAACTTTTGCCGCTGCATCCCGAGTGGCGCGAACAACAGCCTTTCAAGGCCGCGCTCGAACGCGATTTCAAAACTCTCCTGAAAGATGGCGCGCGCAATGTCGAGACGATCATTGGCGTGACCCACGCGGGGATGACCCCGGAGAAGTTCGATCAGATCGTCAAGAAATGGCTCGCAACGGCCGAGCATCCGCGTTTCCATCGCCCTTACACTGAGCTGGTCTATCAGCCGATGCTTGAGGTCTTGGCCTATTTCCGCGCCAAGGGATTCAAGACGTTTATCGTCACCGGCGGCGGCATCGAGTTCGTCCGCGCGTTTGCCGAGAAGATATATGGCGTGCCGCCCGAGCAGGTCATCGGCTCCAGCATCGTAACGAAATTCGAGCGACGCAATGGCCAGCCTTGGCTGTTCCGTTACCCACAGGTGAGTTTTGTCGACGACGGCCCCGGCAAACCCGTCGGCATCGAGTCGCATATCGGCCGCCGCCCTATCGCCGCCTTCGGCAATTCCGACGGCGACCTCGAGATGCTGCAATGGGCGACGGGAGCGGGTCGGCGCGGCCTTGGGCTCCTCGTGCACCACACCGACCCTGTGCGCGAATACGCCTACGACAAGGATTCGATCGTCGGCCATCTGGACGTCGCCCTGGAAGCCGCAAAGCTCGATGACTGGACGGTGGCGGACATGAAGAAGGATTGGAAGGTTATTTTTCCATTCGAGATGAAGTGA
- a CDS encoding MDR family MFS transporter: MSNAVNVSKRVFVIVSIMLATFMVAIEATIVATAMPRIVGQLGGFTYYSWVFSAFLLAQSTTTVIYGKLADILGRKPVLIGGIVLFLIGSLLCGLAWSMMSLIVFRLLQGLGAGAIMPVTMTVIGDLYKIEERGRVQGIMASVWASSAVIGPLAGGVIVDNISWAWIFWINIPIGILTIIGFLLFLQEAVEPRKAKIDYLGAALFSIAIVSLLTILTETEAGVWTLGPLALLFLIAGGLFLLQERRASEPIISIELWGRRLIATSNAATLLAGMALIGLTTILPMYVQGVLGGSPIVAGFTLTMLVVGWPLAVMLSGRFYRAFGIRRTLRVGSMMFPIGASFLLFLTPQSHVAVAGVGSFLMGFGMGLISLTTIALVQDSVEWSMRGSATASILFARGLGNTLGATALGAVLNIGNAHFGGGTLAASLHEGLNHPAGLAELAANPIARSIFDQALHWSFLCVVIVAVLTFIAIWLIPVASRPGDKAPGDMKVRQAA, from the coding sequence ATGTCAAACGCCGTCAATGTTTCGAAGCGCGTCTTCGTCATCGTCTCAATCATGCTGGCGACCTTTATGGTCGCGATCGAGGCCACCATCGTTGCGACCGCTATGCCCCGCATCGTCGGACAGCTCGGCGGCTTCACCTATTACAGCTGGGTATTCTCGGCGTTCCTGCTGGCGCAGTCTACGACGACGGTCATCTACGGCAAGCTCGCCGATATCCTCGGCCGCAAGCCCGTCTTGATCGGCGGCATCGTGCTTTTCCTGATCGGCTCGCTGCTGTGCGGACTTGCTTGGTCGATGATGTCTCTGATTGTGTTCCGGCTCCTGCAAGGCCTTGGCGCCGGCGCCATTATGCCCGTGACGATGACGGTGATCGGCGACCTTTACAAAATCGAGGAACGCGGCCGGGTGCAGGGCATAATGGCCAGCGTTTGGGCCAGCTCGGCGGTGATCGGCCCACTCGCTGGCGGCGTCATCGTCGACAATATTTCCTGGGCTTGGATCTTCTGGATCAACATCCCTATCGGAATTTTGACGATCATCGGTTTCCTGCTCTTTCTGCAAGAAGCGGTCGAGCCGCGCAAAGCAAAGATCGACTATCTGGGCGCAGCGCTTTTCTCGATTGCGATCGTCTCGCTGCTGACGATCCTGACCGAGACCGAAGCCGGCGTCTGGACGCTCGGCCCGTTGGCGCTTTTATTCCTCATTGCTGGCGGCCTTTTTCTGCTTCAGGAGCGGCGCGCGTCGGAGCCGATTATATCGATTGAACTCTGGGGACGCCGTCTCATTGCGACCAGCAACGCCGCTACCCTGTTAGCCGGAATGGCGTTGATCGGTTTGACGACCATCCTGCCGATGTATGTGCAGGGAGTGCTCGGCGGCTCGCCAATCGTCGCCGGCTTTACCTTGACGATGCTCGTCGTCGGCTGGCCGTTAGCGGTGATGCTATCGGGCCGCTTCTATCGAGCTTTCGGGATTCGGCGCACATTGCGGGTCGGCAGCATGATGTTCCCGATTGGCGCATCGTTTCTGTTGTTTTTGACGCCACAAAGCCATGTGGCGGTGGCCGGCGTCGGCTCCTTTTTAATGGGATTTGGCATGGGCCTCATCAGCCTCACCACCATCGCCTTGGTGCAGGACAGCGTCGAGTGGTCGATGCGCGGCAGCGCGACCGCTTCGATCCTATTCGCGCGCGGCCTTGGCAACACGCTTGGGGCGACCGCGCTCGGCGCCGTGCTCAACATCGGCAACGCGCATTTCGGCGGCGGAACGCTCGCCGCGAGCTTGCACGAAGGGCTGAATCATCCGGCGGGGCTGGCCGAACTCGCCGCCAATCCGATCGCCCGATCTATCTTCGACCAAGCGCTTCACTGGAGCTTTTTGTGCGTCGTCATAGTCGCAGTCCTTACCTTCATCGCCATTTGGCTCATTCCCGTTGCGAGCCGACCCGGCGACAAAGCGCCCGGCGATATGAAGGTCCGTCAGGCCGCATAG